In Desulfonatronum thiosulfatophilum, a single window of DNA contains:
- a CDS encoding ABC transporter ATP-binding protein has translation MSPKKAAPSDSRLVLENLRIATPEGRVLLENGNFTMAAGELLLLIGPSGGGKSTIVNVLSGLLGSEGAAWQIRGSLTLNEKYYDLADDVCDAGGLVFQDNALFDDLTAAQNLAIVMDHAGSPTPELARLIESLLRDVDPNQSVASLSGGQRQRVAIARTVLARRPILLFDEPNSGLDPHAAQRLAELIKELCIKMGTPAMIVAHHYDDLLEMADRVLILDPVQRTLHQTPPERETIAARLNAIGAVAEERAQDEIPGVPSRAWEKRLRERPPILWFFHYLWEYFWVLTASPLTIAYVLGGAAIVSFVTMWFGFNYDMLGDYMRSFVHDDALLGVGFIIMTIAVPLIGCILIVARNNAIITADIGNRLYSAQFRAMHNLHIPGRKYLNTAIVLNMVVGSLLLILLSSGVATWFALQTWRLIFPGQPFELWREHFFRLFVMRPDIFWENAGWVVLKTVISTFLASLVAIHSGMGRKNSVIDINNAIARSIVYGTSVTLLVHASIAVLQF, from the coding sequence ATGAGCCCCAAAAAAGCAGCGCCTTCCGACTCCAGACTTGTCCTGGAAAATCTGCGTATCGCGACCCCCGAAGGTCGGGTGCTGTTGGAAAACGGCAATTTCACAATGGCTGCCGGGGAGTTGCTCCTTTTGATCGGCCCCAGCGGCGGCGGAAAATCAACTATTGTCAATGTCCTCAGCGGCCTTCTGGGATCAGAAGGCGCTGCATGGCAAATCCGCGGCTCCTTGACCCTAAACGAGAAGTATTACGACCTGGCGGACGATGTATGCGATGCCGGCGGACTGGTGTTTCAGGACAACGCCCTTTTCGATGATCTGACCGCTGCTCAAAACCTGGCTATCGTCATGGATCATGCAGGAAGCCCAACCCCGGAACTTGCGCGCCTGATCGAATCTCTGCTGCGCGACGTCGACCCGAATCAGTCCGTAGCCTCGCTCAGCGGGGGACAGCGGCAACGGGTGGCCATTGCCCGCACAGTCCTGGCCCGACGCCCGATTCTGTTGTTCGATGAGCCCAACTCGGGGCTGGATCCCCATGCTGCTCAGCGCCTGGCTGAACTGATCAAGGAATTGTGCATCAAGATGGGCACGCCGGCCATGATCGTCGCTCACCATTATGACGATCTCCTGGAGATGGCGGATCGGGTGCTGATCCTGGATCCGGTACAGCGAACGCTGCATCAAACTCCTCCGGAACGGGAAACCATCGCGGCCCGGCTGAATGCCATCGGCGCTGTCGCTGAAGAACGCGCACAGGACGAAATCCCAGGCGTTCCCTCCAGAGCCTGGGAAAAACGATTGCGCGAACGGCCTCCCATTTTATGGTTCTTCCATTATCTTTGGGAGTACTTCTGGGTGCTGACCGCCTCCCCGCTGACCATTGCCTACGTCCTGGGAGGAGCGGCCATTGTCAGCTTCGTAACCATGTGGTTTGGTTTCAACTACGACATGCTTGGCGATTATATGCGTTCTTTCGTGCACGACGACGCCTTGCTTGGCGTGGGATTCATCATCATGACCATTGCGGTGCCGTTGATCGGTTGCATTTTGATCGTTGCCCGCAACAACGCCATCATTACGGCCGATATCGGGAACCGCCTTTATTCCGCACAATTTCGTGCCATGCACAATTTGCACATCCCGGGGCGAAAGTATCTGAATACCGCCATTGTGCTGAACATGGTGGTCGGTTCTCTGCTCCTTATTCTGCTCTCCAGCGGGGTCGCCACGTGGTTCGCCCTGCAGACATGGCGGTTGATATTTCCAGGCCAACCCTTCGAGTTGTGGCGCGAACACTTCTTCCGGCTCTTTGTGATGCGCCCGGACATATTCTGGGAAAATGCGGGATGGGTGGTCCTTAAGACCGTCATCAGCACGTTTTTGGCTTCCTTGGTCGCCATCCACTCCGGCATGGGTCGCAAGAATTCGGTGATTGACATCAACAACGCCATAGCTCGTTCTATTGTCTACGGTACTTCTGTCACCCTCCTGGTCCACGCCAGCATCGCCGTGCTGCAGTTCTAG